A region of the Salvia splendens isolate huo1 chromosome 11, SspV2, whole genome shotgun sequence genome:
cagtgacattggcgtgtctatacgcaaacacgccaacatagttggcgttttatacttgtgccgTATTTTGGGCGTATTCTTTCCAATGATCATTACGTTAAAACACGCCATTGGTGTTGGCGTGTAGTATATAAAACACGTCAATGACATCGGCGTGTTTAAAAGGAAAGACGCCAATAACATCGGCGTGTTTAACCAAAAAACGCCAATTTGAGTGGCGTGTTTTAACAGGCTGATATAGCAGCCTCcacccccaaatcgcgaaaacatCACAGCACACCACACTTTACGATTTTTCTCCGAGCAGCGCCAATCTCCGCGAATTCGCCCTCCTCTCCGTCATTTCGAActccattcatcaatcggtgctattcttctccagattcatatattttcttcggttagtatgcttatcttttacaaTATTAGTTGAAATattgtaatgggttgtgaattgagttgaaatattatgcattttggatcggttgaatgacattattgttgattattatgttggattgtttgggtttaagtgaatttgtgtataaaattgattataaacctaaaccctagggttgttatagctaaaaaatgggcaaattgttttggtttatgtgggttttggttgatgtatgttgattagtttgaattgttaaatttgtttatattgttaggtttgtcaaattgaaattggacaaattgaaattgttaggttggacaaatttgtaattgaaattgtcaattttgtgtagatgaattgtgttatgattttgggtgtgaaatgttgtgtaggtgaatttgtgtattgtgaattatttgattttggtgttccattttgtgaaattggattaaattgtatgtAATTATTGAATGCtgtgtaggtaaattatggcatcatcttcgaCTTCTGCTCGTCGGCTTGCGTGTGGTCATGCGGATCCTTCTGTACTGTatcttcagagacaacacgtctctaataacatatgggcaggagttccatccgaatacgtacgctgccgacgatatgaaagaataatttGGAATGTTCCCATACATCACCGTGTTTTGGCActagtggaccagatggggttcgGCGGTTTATTGAGGTGTTGTCAGCCAAAGGAAATTGACCACCATCTGATCACCgctttgattgaacgttggaggccagagactcacacgtttcacttcccagtcggtgaagcgactgtaacattggaagacgtggaggttgtatggggcctgaaagttgatggagaggctgTGACGGGTTACATCCCCCCGACACAACCGGGATATTGGCAGGATAGGtgtttggattttctaggattcataccggacgcatccgagttgaaggaaatgtcttttaagcagacaagcttatcgcgtcaattgaggattgagctgaaTGATGAGCACGAACACaacatatatgctcagcgggctcgtatctactgtctgctattacttggtggtctgatgatcccgaatgccaccggaaataaaattccgttcttctacttgcaatttttcatggatatagaacggtgttctaccTATAGTTGGGGTGgtgcgacgcttgcttgcttgtaccacaatttgtgtgaagctgccgttgctaagaggacggatgtcgggggagccttaactctattacagctgtgggcttgggagagaatcccaaatattagaccgaggatgctagatcccgtgcatacagactatctaccatgtgcaagcgcgtaagttgttcactaattcattttttaagctTTATGTTCATCAGTCTTCGTgttattcgctcataatttacattttgtagatggaatggtccggcgtcatatgtaaaagcacccggacattgtattgaaaatttccgagatcagttctccatgatgcatgccaaccaggtacttcatatacttataaattattttttgtttgttgttttttttttaaattaatttgaataaatttgtgttacatgtagtttatttggatgcCTTATCTCCAACGGCagttgccggaaagttgtgatgccgGTCGTCCTGTATGGATATCGATAACAACGCTTATTTGCtggaatctggctgagccacacctgccacaccgagtgttgcgccaatttgggattgtccaaccgtatatcccgcaACTCCCCCGGTTCCACGGTACTGATTTTGCGAAACAGGATCGCCGAGGAAAAGCTGGTCGAAATTGGGTTGATTGGCacgccaattatatacaggagtgggacaacagGCACTTTTTGGTGTGGACTGATCTGGAGTACAGTGATGAGCCCGTTGCAACCGAAGAATATATGGATTGGTTTCGGCAGATAACTGTtgtgtatttaaccaaacccggCGTGCATGCTGAACAGGGCTTCCACGAAACGGCATCTTCTCATAGATTCGcggtaaattattcatacttaacCAAACCctagttaattatttaaattcatattatgatatgtatTTAACTTTGataattgtaggtggagacacTTCACAACGTGCGCCACTTTCTAAGTGGCCAAGATACGACAGAACATCCGGCTTTGGGAACCATTTCGAGGATGATTGAAGAAGGACT
Encoded here:
- the LOC121754622 gene encoding uncharacterized protein LOC121754622, producing the protein MMHANQFIWMPYLQRQLPESCDAGRPVWISITTLICWNLAEPHLPHRVLRQFGIVQPYIPQLPRFHGTDFAKQDRRGKAGRNWVDWHANYIQEWDNRHFLVWTDLEYSDEPVATEEYMDWFRQITVVYLTKPGVHAEQGFHETASSHRFAVETLHNVRHFLSGQDTTEHPALGTISRMIEEGLRISGEAERMDYRPSQRSAMDVDVPVRQKAKRRTKKKTACGESSSQPVHRSDDDFVEPPPPTSAVRGRHSVSHTGGTGDDIGLSDVPTSPPRSSVQDDIFGVDLENAVVQDTPPSRIPRSTSKIGKGIRGLFMRKRRDD